Genomic window (Equus asinus isolate D_3611 breed Donkey chromosome 8, EquAss-T2T_v2, whole genome shotgun sequence):
ACATTCCCTGTTCCAAACCTGTGTCTCATATCCAGGAGCCATCCAGTCCAGTGCCTTTGTATTGCAATACTCTCCTAACTAGTCTCTCTGCCTCTAGTCTCTCTATTCTAACATCTCTTTGGGCTTCAGAGGAATCTTCCTCATGTCATCTCCTGCTTAAAAACCCTGGAGAGCTCCTCTCTGCAGGGTAAAGACCAGACTCCTGCATGACAAATCTACTCCTTCACCGTCAGGCCCACCCTAAGTTTCTAGCCATTTCCTGCCTGCCCTCCATGGGTTCTGTGCCCTAGCCCTGTACTTTACAACTCTGGTTGGACATTAGAGTCACTTGGAGAGCTTTCAAAACTACTGAAACTCATTCCCCATCTCTGACCTGACTCTTACAGATGAAGCCTGGGCATCAGTATTTGTTAAAAGTTCCCTaggtgattctttttcttttctttctttctttctttctttctttttttttttgctgaggaagattcgcactgagttaacacctgtgccagtcttcctgtttcgtatgtgggttgccaccactgtgtggctgctgatgagtggtgtaggtccacacctgggaaccgaacctgggccgctgaagcggagcacgctgaacttaaccactagaccacagggccagccccccaggtgattctaaagtTCAGGTACTGAGTACAGGGAACCACTAGGCTTTTGCCCTCTTTTGAACATACCAAGCTCTTGTACCTGCCAACCTTTTGCACTCAGTTTCCTCCATCTCTAAatactttctctcccttttcagtATACTAAAGCTTTGCTCATTCTTCAGTACCTCAATGCTGCCTCTTCTCTGAAGGACTGTCAGATCTCTCACTTCTCCCAAGAGTTGGTTGCTCTCTCTACCATGTTCTCATACGACTTTCTACATTTTTCACATACCAGTCAATTGTGAGTTATTTCAAGGAAGGACCCTTACCTTATCCATGATGTACCCTCAAGGCCTTGCATAAGACTTAGCATCTCAGTAAAGCTTGAATAAAATTATTCAACCTGACAGCAAGGCCTGAATAGACACTAGTCTGATCCATTGTACAGTTGTTATGCAATGACCCGAAATGACAGGACTAAGAAGCGACTACCGTGCGTGGTGAGAGTCAAATCTTGCCAGAATAATTGAATTTTGTTCTATGATGTTAGGACAAACTATAACAAGGAGGAATTGTTACggactgtttgttgaatgaatgacccGCTCTATCTTTATTTCAATAACGTTCTTAATTCTTTCACAAATAGCTTTGTCAATGATAATCTAGGAAAGCATTGTCCCAATTATACAATTTAAGTAGATGAGGAAGTAGTGGGACATTAATTATCAAAGAAAGACTTCTATGATTAATAATTAGTATATATGGATCAATAGTATAATaccattgcaaaaaaaaaaaagtaagggacAGCCCACATGCTACTGGGAGGTAGATGATGATTAAGTTTTAGTCGTCACAATTCATCAAGGAGATGGAGAATTGTGACGATTCTGAGCTGAATGCCAAAGATACTGGAAGGAGTGGAAATAAGGAAAGCTTGTGTAATTAAAGCAAGAGAAGGCACGCACGTGATTGCTAATTTCACGTGGACACACATTTTTGTGAGATAGTTTCTTTATATTGACAAAAAACTAAGCATGAAGAGAATTAGATTAAATTAGAACAGGCAAGTTTTGGTTGGACCTTAAGAAAAATATTCTAACTCACTGGATtacaaaatgcaaatctgatcatgttatTCTCTAGTTTAAAAACCTTAATTGAATCCTCACTCCCCATTGTCTCTAGgtcaaagtttatttatttattttttaataaagcatGTAATTTATTAGTTAGCTGCCTTTGACAAATCACAATCCAGTGATTTTTAGGAAGATGACGTACAACAATGGTTTGGGAATTTTAATTTGCTGGAAAATGAAATTATGAGTGACATAGGCATCATATATGGCCTATCAAAAGTAGATAgggataaagatgaaaaataagaaaaagagaggaaaactaGCAGTCAAAATTGCTTATGTTGTGGCCCAAATTCTCTTTCTGTATTGAGGCGCAGCTGGAATCCAAAACAGTCCACAATGTAGTAATCCTACAGTGGGGGAGCCATGATGTAGGATAGTGTTCTGTCTTACAAACAAGTTATTAGTAGGTTTTGTTAAGTAAATCTACATTTGCATGTTTTAagctgaaataaaatgtttaggatatgtatctttttaaagattgccttCCTTTACCATTttgagaagaattttaaaagcttttaatcTAGAATAATTTCAAACATTCAGGAAATTTGCAAGAATAATACCAAGAATACCCATATACCTTTTCCCAGATTTAcctgttgttaacattttaccttatttgtgtgcacactttctctctctcaacacacacacacacacacacacacacacacacaattgtttTCTACCCACTTGAGAATAAATTGCACACATCATGGCCCTTTACTTATGAATCCTTCAGAGTGTATTTTCTAAGAATAAGACTATGGTCTTACAGAGCCATAGGATAGGCATCAACTTCAGTAAATTCAATACAGGTACAATACTTTTATCTTGTCTGCCATCCATATTCCAATTGTTTCCATtgacccaataatgtcctttgtagcattttcttcttctttagtaTAGGATCCAGTCAAaacctgtattttccaaaatgtcatctGAAGCCCTCGGCAAACAAAACTCTTGGGttatctctttttatttccaaGCTCCCCACCTTTGCCTCCACCCCAGTTTCAAGCCCCTGTGCCTTGTTTCTGCTCCTTGGAATTTGAGAACTCCTTACCTTACAAAACacctacttttctttttctttccagactCCATCTTTTCTGAAGACTTTTCTTATGCTCTCCTGAGCCCAGATGGAATTGACGCAGCTGGAAACCCAGGGGGCTTTCTCCTTAACCCCTCCCCACATTCTGTGCCCTCAGTGTACTTGAAATATCTTAATTCATATTCATATCTgggcccccatcccaccccccacCTTCATGCCCTGCCATGAGAAGCTAAGATCTTTGAAAAAAGGGACCATATTTTATTCGTCTTTATATCCCCAGATGTTAACATAGGGTCTGTCGCACGGGaggtgctttataaatatttattaatcagcAATTGGAATACATCCCTGCAAAGAGCTGCTGAAGGAAGTTGTAGGCAGTCTGATCCTGTGGagcttcaaaaggaaggaaaatacccCCTAACCAGGGGCCTTAAAATGCTTCTAGGGGCCCggggaatgagtgtgtgtgtgtgtcaagggTGAGGGGAGCTTGATCTCTAAAAGCTCTTGCAGTTACATGATAGAgtatggtgaaatcagccatAACCTTACATTGAAGATTTCTTAAGGTCACGCACACCTTCACAAGAGCATAGAcgggatttattttttaatttttaattttgggctAATTTTAGACTTAGAGAGaatttgcaaagatagtacagaaaattcctagaaatgctCTACCCAGCTTCTcctaatattaacatcttataaCCATAGAACAATGGTCAAAACCAGGAGGTTGGCACTGGCACAATGCTGTTAACTCAACTACAGACCTTATTCACGTCTCACCAACTCTTCCACTAATGTCTttcttctgttccaggatcctatTCAGGATCTCACGTTGCATcgagttgtcatgtctccttaattGCCTCCAGTCTGTGACAGCTTCTCAGTCTGTCCTTGCCTTTTATGATCatgacacttttgaagaatatTGGTCAGTTGTTTGTAGGATGTCCCTCATTTTGGGTTTGTCTGAAGTTTTCTCATGAATAGATTGAGGTTCTCTATTTTTGATAAGAGCACCACAGCAGTGATGATGTGCCCTTTCTCAGAGCATCATATCCAGGGTTCATGATGTCCTATGTCTTATTAATGGTGACGTTGAACTTGATCATTTGGGTAAGGAGGTTTCTGCTAGATTTTTCCACGTGGAGTTACCATCTTTCCCTTTGAAGTTAATAAACaccttaggggccggcctggtggtgcagcagttaagtgcgcacattcccctttggcggcccagagttcgctgtttccgatcccgggtgcagacatggcaccacttggcaagccatgctgtggtaggtgtcccacatataaagtagaggaagatagccacggatgttagctcagggcctgtcttcctcagcaaaaagaggaagatgggcagcagatgttagctcagagctaatctttctcaaaaaaaaaaaaaaaaaaaaaaaagagatacttTGAAACTATGCAAATATCTGTATCTCGTCAATCTTTCATCCACAAATATTTGCATCCATCAGTGAATCTACAACAAATCTTACTGTGATATGTGCCTAAtagtgaatttcttttttcttttttaagattggcacctgagttaactgttgccaatcttttggttttttttcctgctttttctccccaaatcccccgagtacatagttgtatattttagttctgggtccttctagttgtgggatgccacctcagcacagcctgacgagtggcctgacgagtggtgccatgtctgtgcccaggatctgaaccagcgaaaccctgggccaccaaagcagagcatgcaaacttaaccacttggccacagggctggcccctaatagtGGATTTCTTATTTCCCTCTTTACTTGTGCATTCATTGATTGGAATTATTCTGGAAGGAGAAGCTGCATAGACTGGATTTAGATGCAGAATATCACATACTTTCAATCATTATTTTCTGATCTTTTGGTTCTTCAGATAATTAGTTTGGcacctgtatttttaaaataagcctttatttttatttaaggatttacatttcattttattattattttttaaattattattattattttttgaggaagattagccctgggctaacatctgccgccaatcctttttggtgaggaagactggccctgagctaacatccgtgcccatcttcctctgctttatatgtgggacgcctgccacagcatggcttgccaagcagtgcgtaggtctgcacctgggatccggactggcgaagcccgggccactgaagcggaatgtgcgaacttaacagctgtgccactgggccggctcccatttacattttattaatgtttGCTAAAGGCATCACAATCACTGAAGttattactatattttctttattataggCAGACTGAGTCTTTcaatttatgaataaaaaatcaataagttattattagaaaaaaacacacataacTAACTTTAAAAGGGATCCTATATGCAGTCCTTAAAAAATGACTAGTTCTTTGTTTCGCTTCTCTATGCCTAGCAATAAAAGTAGTGCTGTCGATGCCTTGCCACAGATAGTTCATGGAGCACGTGTAAGTTCTCTATCAGGAGAACTTGAATTTTAGCATTTCTTGGCTTTTGTATATTTACGTTGTTAATCGTAGCTGAATTACACAGAACATAGTATATTTAGCAGAGATTCTTGCAGCTCTGCAGTTTTCATCGACCATAGTTATTATGGGTTCGCCCATAATGGTTAGTCAGCAGAAAAGCTTGAATTACAGCTGATTCATTTCTGAATCAGTGACAAATTCACTTTCCAAGAACGTTATCTCTGGTTTTACAAAAATGTTAGAATAGAGCGTTATTTAGACCACAggttgacaaactttttctgtaaaggtccaGAAAACGCATACTTTAGGCTTCGTAAGCCACACTGTCTTTGTCacagctactcagctctgccattgtgcTGTGAACGCAGCCGTACACCATATGCAAGTgagtgggcatggctgtgttccaataaagctttatttacaagaaCAAGCAGCAGGCTGGGGGTTGTAGTTTGCCAGTCCCTGATTTAGActataaaaatacacaaacttAAAATGTACGTTAGCATTTATCCTCGTCTCTCGTTTTTCTTTACAGGCAGAAGACTGAtctttgaaaatatgtatttggGAGATAGTCACGTTCTGTTGAATACCTTGTGCTGGTGCTGCCATCGAAAAATCTGGTTACACTCCGGGGAGGCCTGCTGCCGCTGCAGGACTGGACCGCCTCGGCCCTGAGATGAGTGTCCGGCCTGAGCGGGCACACCATGAATAGATACACAACGATCAAGCAGCTCGGGGATGGGACCTATGGTTCCGTCCTGCTGGGAAGAAGCATTGAGTCTGGGGAGCTGATTGCTATTAAAAAGTAAGTTTTATCCGTCACTCCCATGAATTCATCCTCACCTGCAGATCGTCAACATAGTTTTAACTCTACCCTCTCCATTCCTCGTCTTTGAAAAAATTTGAGGGGTGTGGGTGGGAGACATGGAGGAGAATGTTTTGCATTGATTTCTGGGGGTTAGATGATTGTTAACTCTGGAACGCTCATGTTAGAGATCTTAAACACATTCCCACTTAAGATTTATTGTAGTACTTACAGCGCTAGTactttttcaaattgtttcctCATGTTGTGAGGCAGTAATGAGCAAGTTAAGAAACATTATTTTCTAggaaaggaaactgaaactctgagaaattaagtgacttaaTGTGGATTATTTACATGTGTAGTGGTCTGGTGAATACTGGCTCGTTCTCCCCACCCCATGTGCCCTTTGTAAACTGATCCAGACTCATTGTATTAGTtatcttttgctgtgtaacaattTACCCCCAAGAATTAGcggtttaaaacaacagacacttattatctcacagtttctgtgggttggGAGTCTAGACGTGGATTAGCTGAGTtctctgctattgagtctctcatgaggctgcagtcaaggAGTCTTGGCCAGTGCTGGGGTCTCATCTGCAGGCTGGACTGGGGAAGGATCCACGTCCGAGCTCACATGATCGTGGGCAGCACTCAGTACCTCATTGTTAGACTAAGGGCCTCAGTTCCCTGCTAGCTGTTGGGTGGAGGCTGCCTTCAGTGCCTTGCTCTGTGGACCTCTCCAAAGAGCAGCT
Coding sequences:
- the LOC139045821 gene encoding uncharacterized protein — its product is MYLGDSHVLLNTLCWCCHRKIWLHSGEACCRCRTGPPRP